The genomic DNA CTCTACCTGCTGCGGCCCCTGGGCCGGGAAGAAGTCCGGGAGGTGATCACCGGCCCCGCCCGGCTCAAGGGCGCCCGCTTCGAGTCCGAGGCCCTCATCACCTCGCTGGTGAACTCGACCCTGAGCGCCGAGGGCAGCCTGCCGTTGCTCCAATTCACCCTGGCGGAGCTGTGGGAGGCGCGGGACACGGAGCGCGGCCTCATCTCCGCGGCGGCCCTGGAGACGCTCGGCGGGGTGAATGGCGCGCTCGCGCGCTATGCCGACGGCATCATCGCCCAGCTGTTGCCGGACCAGCGGGAGGCGGCCCGGCGGCTGCTCATGCGGCTCGTCACGGTGAACAACACCCGCGCCCGCCGCGCCGAGGCCGAATTGCTGGGCCAGGACCCCGCCGCGCCCGCGGCCCTGGAGGCGCTCATCCGCGCGCGCCTGGTGGTGGCCCGGCGCTCCGAGGAAGGCGCCTCCTTCGACATCGCCCACGAGGCGTTGCTCACCGGCTGGCCCACGCTCGCCCAATGGTTGGCGGAGGCCCATGATGCACGCCAGCTCCATGCCCGGCTCGAGCATGCGGCCTCCGAGTGGGAGCGGTTGGGCCGCTCGCGCGAGGCCCTGTGGGGGGCCCGGCAGCTGGCCGAACTCCAGGCCCATCCCCAGGAGGCGCTCTCCGCGCGTGAGACGCTCTTCCTGGAGGCCTCGCGTCAGGCCCTGCGCCGGGGCCGGTTCCTCACGCGGGCGTTGGGGGTGGGGTTCGTGGCCTCGCTCGCGCTGGTGTACGCGGGCCTGCGGGTGAACGCCTGGTACTCCCTGGAGCGGGAGATGCGCGCGCGGATGGAGGAAGCACGGGCGCAACTGACGCACGCGCGCGACCGGCGTCAGGTGCTGGAGCAGGCCCGGGCGGAGGCGTTGTCCCTCTTCGATGCCGGCCGGTTCGCGGACGCCTCGCCGCGCTGGACCGAGGCGCTGCGGCTCCAGGGCGACACGGAGCGGGCCTATGGCCGTGCGAGCGACACCTTGGAGAAGGCCCTGGTGCTGGCCCCCGGCCGTGACGAGGTGCGCGAGGCCTTCTCCGCGGTCCTGTCCGAGCGCGCGGAACTCGCCGAGCGCGCCTTCCGTGCCGGGGATCGGGACGAGCTGCTGCAGCGCCTGGGGCTCTATGACACCCAGGGCACCTGGCTGGCGCGCTGGACCGCGCCCATGCGCCTGCGCGTGCGCACCCAGCCCGAGGGCGCCAGCGTGTCCCTGGCCCGGTATGAACTCGTGGACGACCAGCGGGTCCTCTCCCCGGCGAGCCCCCGGGGTCTCACGCCGCTGGAGGGGCTGTCGCTGGAGCGCGGCTCCTGGATGGTGGTGGTGAGCGCGCCCGGGCGCGTCACGGTGCGCTATCCGTTGCGCGCCGAACCCGGAGCCGAGCGCACCCTGGAGCTCTTCCTGCCCGAGGTGGAGCGGGTCCCCGAGGGCTTCGTCTACGTGCCCGGCGGCTCCTTCCTCTTCGGGACCGCGGCCGAGGAGAACCTCCGCCAGTTCTTCAACACGACCCCCCTGCATGAGATGCACACGGGGCCCTACCTCATCGCGCGCACCGAGGTGACGTATGGGGATTACCTCCAGTGGTTGGAGACGCTGCCCGCGGAGGAACGGGCGCGCCGTGCGCCGCATGGTGCCTCGGCCACCTCGGTGAACGCGGAGGTGAAGCTGACGCGGCTGCCGGAGGGGCGTTGGAACCTGCGCATCATGCCCAACGTGGTGGCGTACGAAGCGCGCGAGGGCGAGCCCATCCGCTACACCCAACGCCCCCGGGAGGTGGCGCAGGACTGGCGGCGCATGCCGGTGGGCGCCATCGACTACGCGGATGCCCGGGCCTACGCCGCCTGGGTGGCGAGCACGGGCCGTGTCCCCGGGGCTCGGTTGTGCACCGAGCTGGAATGGGAGCGCGCCGCCCGCGGGGCCGATGAGCGGGAGTTTCCCCAGGGAGACGTGCTGTTGCCCTCGCAGGCCAACTTCGATGAGACCTACGGAAAGGTGGGCGCCAATTTCGGCCCGGACGAGGTGGGCCGACATCCCGGATCGCGCAGTCCCTTTGGCTTGGACGATATCTCCGGAAATGTCTTCGAGTGGGTCGACTCCGCCTTGGAACCCGGACGCCCGGTGGCACGCAGTGGCAGCTACTACTACGCCTCCAGCACCGCCCGGATCCCCAACCGGGAAACCCCCGAGCCCAACTTCAGGGATCTCAGCGTGGGCATGCGTTTGTGTGCGGAGGCACCACTCCCGGTGAAGTGATGGGGAGTGGACATCGGCCGCGTCGAATCGACAACGCGGCACTTGTCGGTGAGTTCACCCATGCATTTCTTGCCGCCGGGCCACTGAACAGTTCGGCCTCACTCCCCCCAGGACATCCATGCGCTTTCATTCGACCTCGCCCCTGCTTGTTGGCGCCCTGCTGTTCTCCGCGTGCGCCGGTCCCACCCAGACCGAGGAGGACGCCCAGCTGGCCATCGCCGCGAATCCCCTCGCGGCGGAGAACGGCGGCGATCTCAACGGAGGCGACCTGAACGGGGGCGACCTCAACAGCGGGGACCTGTCCAACTTCATCACCAGCGTGAACTTCAATCCGGCGCGCAAGGGCAACTCGGACGTGGAGCTCGTGTCGCTCCAGGGCACCACCTTCTATGGCTACCTGCGTTACGACCACGATGACTACGAGATCATCCGGGACCGGGAGTTCATCGGCGTGGAGTTCCAGGGCAATCTCGGCGGTGGCGGAAGCGTGCGCCTGCGCATCACCGGGATGAACGCGGCCCCCGCGCCCAATTCGGATCTCAAGCTCTACAGCGTCGAGTACCGCGACGAGAACTATCTCTGGAAGCCGGCCTGCCGCGATGCCGCGGGCAACGTCGTGCAGGCCATTCCCGTACCGGGCGTGTGGAACTACCAGCAGGACGTGCCGGGCGGCGGCTCCAAGTACAGCGATCCGGAGCGCTTCACCTTCGCCTGCCTGGGCGGCGCCATCGCCAAGTGCACGCTCTGGGGCTACCGGCCCTGGGCCAGCTACAACGGCACG from Melittangium boletus DSM 14713 includes the following:
- a CDS encoding bifunctional serine/threonine-protein kinase/formylglycine-generating enzyme family protein, coding for MSESPLHPPGPGARDEWHPPSEVDEYRLLRPLGRGRTGRVYLAHDTLLDRTVAVKFIPALDAAALPRFLIEARAAARIQHPNVATLYRAGQFEGHPYLVSEFIRGTSLDRLPRPQPWQRVLEIGVGLARGLAAAHRRNVLHRDIKPGNAILEESGTVKLLDFGLAKILDAPEALPAASDDSRDGVLPEEALSPASLELPSLTPGTLVGTPYFMSPEAWAAEPSTVRSDLFSLGAVLYELAAGRGPFRHVPPRELARTVQEQDARPLGEVCPDVDARLAAVVDRCLRRDPLERFASADALLEALEDVRAGDSVLRVPEGNPYRGLNAFQEEHRALFFGRQREVRAVVERLRANAFVLVTGDSGVGKSSLCLAGVVPLVVEGALEDGYTWRPARMVPGRRPVATLASVLAPHFPLEEAAIERLAREEPTALVRALRASLGEHTHQGLLLHVDQLEELVTLSEPGESLLMAELLAQMASGLAGVRLLATVRSDFLTRLGVLPGLGEALSRALYLLRPLGREEVREVITGPARLKGARFESEALITSLVNSTLSAEGSLPLLQFTLAELWEARDTERGLISAAALETLGGVNGALARYADGIIAQLLPDQREAARRLLMRLVTVNNTRARRAEAELLGQDPAAPAALEALIRARLVVARRSEEGASFDIAHEALLTGWPTLAQWLAEAHDARQLHARLEHAASEWERLGRSREALWGARQLAELQAHPQEALSARETLFLEASRQALRRGRFLTRALGVGFVASLALVYAGLRVNAWYSLEREMRARMEEARAQLTHARDRRQVLEQARAEALSLFDAGRFADASPRWTEALRLQGDTERAYGRASDTLEKALVLAPGRDEVREAFSAVLSERAELAERAFRAGDRDELLQRLGLYDTQGTWLARWTAPMRLRVRTQPEGASVSLARYELVDDQRVLSPASPRGLTPLEGLSLERGSWMVVVSAPGRVTVRYPLRAEPGAERTLELFLPEVERVPEGFVYVPGGSFLFGTAAEENLRQFFNTTPLHEMHTGPYLIARTEVTYGDYLQWLETLPAEERARRAPHGASATSVNAEVKLTRLPEGRWNLRIMPNVVAYEAREGEPIRYTQRPREVAQDWRRMPVGAIDYADARAYAAWVASTGRVPGARLCTELEWERAARGADEREFPQGDVLLPSQANFDETYGKVGANFGPDEVGRHPGSRSPFGLDDISGNVFEWVDSALEPGRPVARSGSYYYASSTARIPNRETPEPNFRDLSVGMRLCAEAPLPVK
- a CDS encoding ADYC domain-containing protein, whose amino-acid sequence is MRFHSTSPLLVGALLFSACAGPTQTEEDAQLAIAANPLAAENGGDLNGGDLNGGDLNSGDLSNFITSVNFNPARKGNSDVELVSLQGTTFYGYLRYDHDDYEIIRDREFIGVEFQGNLGGGGSVRLRITGMNAAPAPNSDLKLYSVEYRDENYLWKPACRDAAGNVVQAIPVPGVWNYQQDVPGGGSKYSDPERFTFACLGGAIAKCTLWGYRPWASYNGTNLESYHQACTRLVRADYCGTGKAHTVAGNRINFYDPLGIQQDSEAWLFEAAWDANGARCFYALNRTHSELPCFSARQDLLCGLDLGSPSLGVLLRNETPGTLGIDPGK